One genomic region from Pyxicephalus adspersus chromosome 1, UCB_Pads_2.0, whole genome shotgun sequence encodes:
- the NDP gene encoding norrin, producing the protein MGNYVLFVWISVISLGSILISADSKKSSTFLTESDPDRCMRHHYVDSINHPQHKCTAKMVLLARCEGRCSQTSRSDPLVSFSTVLKQPFRSTCHCCRPQTSKLKAIRLRCSGGLRLTATYRYILSCHCEECNS; encoded by the exons ATGGGAAACTATGTCCTGTTTGTTTGGATTTCTGTAATCTCACTGGGATCAATATTAATTAGTGCAGACAGTAAAAAGAGCAGCACTTTCCTCACTGAGTCAGATCCAGACCGCTGTATGCGACACCACTATGTGGATTCTATAAACCACCCACAACATAAATGCACTGCCAAG ATGGTGCTACTTGCTCGTTGTGAAGGGCGCTGCAGTCAAACATCCCGCTCTGACCCTCTCGTCTCCTTCAGCACTGTTTTAAAGCAGCCCTTTCGCTCCACGTGCCATTGCTGCAGACCTCAGACTTCCAAGTTAAAAGCAATTCGACTGCGCTGCTCTGGAGGCCTTCGTCTTACAGCCACATACCGTTATATTCTCTCTTGTCACTGCGAAGAATGCAATTCCTAG